The DNA segment TATACAATTTACTCTTATTTAACTGGGGATTTCTTCTTTATGCAGATTTACGACTGAAAAAATAACTTGTATAATACGGACGAGTGCTTCTAGATACtttaaatactaaaatttaagataaatagtaataattattattatcatgttatctggcataataattactatataCATATTAAAATTGGTTATTCGTTCGTTTCGTCTATTTTAATAGTTTCGCatgggataaaatatgataataattatagatttaTATAACAAGATTTTCGTCTTcttatttcttataataataattataatgactaGCTAGCTGcatagataatacataatatgaactGAGACTATCTATAACACTGTATTGGATGTATAACACCTGCTTTTTACTATCAcacctaaaataataattataagtaattatttaaattacaaaattttaaacatgGTTATTCTCTTTAAGAAATTAATACTAAATTTGCTCTTATTAATACCTAtccataattttaataaattgtactTTAAGTACctgggtgaatttcccaaacaCATTTCTTACGCGGCTACAGTGAAAATGGGGGTATCAAAAGATTCAAAAGGCTTTTTAgcgttaaataaattttatcgcATAGTTTGTGTGATTACGAGTATCCATATGAGGCAATAGACACGTTTTTAATTAGATaactaaaacattaaaataaaaaattctaaagGTGGAAATTTGGGCCCTCGGTGACTGTCCCAAAACTCTTTTTAGTCCTTATTTTGTAGCCGAGGAAAAAATATTAgtggtacaaactacaaacaaACGGATTCTTTTATTGGATTCTTAAAGAATGGAGGTATAATCAATACAAATTTCATAATCTCAatcattatatttacaaaacagTGGGACAAAAAAAACTGTCCAAGATTTTGCCTGATTTcggtaattaaaaaagaaatatgaATTGTCGAGAGCAGAAGTACTTTTGAACGAACTGCCACTTCTCGAACTCAAGCGCCAGTCACGCTTTTGCATTTGAAGCGAGAGAATGGTCTGCTGCGTCACTGCGTGTTCTCGCTAAAAACGTAAGTATATCGTCTCGGTGACACCCTACACTTTTCTCTACATTTCCGTGAATCAATTTATCATGTTAATTGAATCAGCTAGAagcattaatttattttcttacaaaCACTTTTAGTAGTATGTATCAGACTGTatcagaatataatatagatatcgGTATAATTAATATCGGTGTCAAAATATTCAACGATTTGTCGCAAATTTGCATTTCGATGATTCCATTTCGGTAAATTTGGTCACCTATATTTTGGTCACCGAAGTGGATAAAAAATTACCGAAATGCCAAAAAATCACGGAAATGGTGATTCGGTGACTACGGTGACTTTCGGTGACCTTCGGTGACAATAGTTTTCATATTATCGGTGAATACAGTGATCGAAGGTGAATACAAATTTTTTCATCTCGGtgatttttaaagttgtttcaTACGAGTAcagaatgaatataatataatctgcgaaattataaaaattgttaatgaataaaaatgaaatatgctGCTGCTGcttaatatttgaatttttaagctattgcatagcttttatcgcgatTATCAAGAAAtaccgtaacgaaaaacacctaacataatattatgtctaatgtCGTTTAAGTTCGGCAGCCTTCGGCTTGGTGTGGTTCGATGTGTGCAGACTGCAGGTGCTCGTGACATTGCTGTGCCGGTCATTGCCTGATTTGGCaatatttgtaaattttttaactttaaatatttgaacataataatatttacctttgattttatgtatatgttacgctcaaagaccgaaaacgctcagtgagcgaaaaaatggctcacaactggttgtggtaatagtgaaaaCGGCCATAACGCgttctggtttcaatgaaactaggccagttacgcaggagtaattttatagtgcccaagtgtgtgcgtaatacacaagagcactctggtttcaatgaaactaggccagttacgcagaagtaattttaatactcctgcgtaactggcctggtttaatTAAAACcggagtgctcttgtgtattgcgcacacacttgggcactataaaattactcctgcgtaactggcttggtttcattaaaaccagagtgatcttgtgtattgcgcacacacttgggcactataacataACTCCTGCGTacttggcctggtttcattgaaaccagagtgctcttgtgtattgcacacacacttgggccacaacacggattcgcgtcgtggctgtttttaaatgctcagaacgcgtcatggcttttctcgattaccacaacgcgttgtggtcgaatagcacgtcagccacgacacgaatttcgctatgtggtatttctgtgattaccagaatgcgtcgtggccgttttcactagggccacgacgcgaaattcgcgtcgtggccgtttcactatgaccacaacgcgttgtgagccattttttcgctcactgagcgtttgaGCGTAAcgctttgagcgtaacatatacaaacTCAGAGACTGATTTTGTGACCTCATATTATAGTTTCTTAGGATTAGGTATACTATTGACTTTTGTTGGTTAGTGAATAGTGGTGTGGACAATAatcgaaatattataatacaaattattgtttttttttagagtttgtattatagaattaccgaaagtgattatttattttatttaataaaaagtaaatatttaatccgTAATATCACAATATGATCGCAAACAACCATCGTCGTGTGACGTCACgatctccttcttcttcttctttaaaaatggCCTCCCATAAGGAATAGCCAGTGTCAATAACTTTgatgagaaaaaaaatcatagacataatatatactataggtttatgaaaaaaatactttgttgCCAGTGGTAATAACTTTGCTCTAGAGTTGGCCTTTGTGAAAGTATAAGTgcgagaaaagaaaaaaatccaAATCCAAAAAAGGAGCGGGTTCAAGTTTAAACTCGTGACTAATCAATCTCCATAATATTAAATCTGAAACAATACAAAACATATAAAAAGTTAGTTTGTTAGTATTTAAACACACAATTCTACAATctgatgttacataatattattgttaataaagttacacaaaatatttacaaaaggaGTATGAAGTAAGGATAAAAGGGTGCGGACGAGGGATATTAGGGGGTAGCGAATCGTACAGCGAAGACAGACGATTTGGACAGCTGAAGAAAATATGTTCAGGAGAACCTTCGTCAAGTAACAAGTCCACACTCACATTAGACGAATCTCTTACCCTAATCGTCACGATCTCCAAAACATTACGTGTGACAGTGACATTTCGatgtcaaacccatacaaagatttttgttGTTTGGAGGACCATGACATCATAGCAATGCTATGATGAACTTTAGCGTTTTAGCGGgaaattttaaaacgaaatttattaagtgttttttttttatttaaataacagtgtatttatttttgatatattatattttcagatgtaacaaatgtacataatatgtaaaataaatatatttcctaaaaatagtctacacccctattagcAAAAACATTACGAGTccattgtattttaaataataataatataatatggttatattattatataaccaTATAACTGGGAATAACCGGAAAAAACCGGGTACGAATTTATGAAATCATGTTTTACAATCATGTATTATATACTATTTCGGTAATACTTTTTTCATCTCGGTGACTGACTTTTTCATCTCGGTGACAGCAAAAATAGAAATGTGTTTGCTtcgtttgtttattatttaatttttatgaaattatttttgtagtaCATTACAATTGACAGGAAACTTCGGTAAAAACTCAAAAAACATAGAAACAAAAAAAGTTCaccgaaatgaaaaaaaaatggacatgTTGAAATTCACCCATCTAAGTAGGTTTTCCACTTTTAAAgcttaattaagtaattaagctttaaaagtggaaaatgcTACTAGCTTCAATTGTaaaaaggtgtaacaaaaataaaaaataacataataatatcgtaTTTGCATTTATTTAAATCTACTGTTTGATATTGGACGATGAATCGGAGTTGACGTAACAAGGTTACTATAAGCAAATAATGTTAATTGCACTATCAGCAGTTTGTGGTCACACCGAAGTTTGTAATATGAAATCATTATTAATCACATGAATGGTAATTTTTCACATGCTCTTTTGTGGGATTATCTGGAGTTTAATAGTGAATTTTCCATTTATCGGTTGCATGATTTAGGCAAGAAATCTTGCCAGACGAGTTTAGATTTGTCTACAAAAGGGCTCCTATCGAGCAGACCATCTACAAACGTCTTCGTAACCCCGCTATAAGTCTTATAACGGGACAGGATCCAGAGGTAGTCATGGTGCTTCTTGGTCTCTTCGTCGTATTTGCAGTCATACATCACAGCGTAATTGTTCACGTCCAGAGCGAGAACGGCGACGGCCATTTCGTCTGTCTTTTCAATGTTCTTGTACACGGAAGAGTGGAAGAAGAGGACTCCGGTTCCGTTGGACGCGGCGTTGATTGGTCCGCTGAAGGCGAGAGGCTTATCATCAACAATGCCCTGCACGTTGAAAAGATCCTTGCCGTTCTCCTTGGTGAAGCTCACAACGACGCAGTGCTCCAGCATTTGAAAGTCGTTATCGTATCTGGCCTGCTCGTACCAGGTTCCTTGAAgctgaaaagtaaaaaaaatgcagGTATTgtataaaaaccggccaagtgcgggtcgggccacgcgcaatatagggttccgtagtaccgctagtttttggtaatttttgtatggtcaatgaatgtacatttataacgtgttttagggtgggttgcaccagagacgtagttatagttaaggttaaggttatcgtcaaatatggcgtccattatggacttttactcgGAATTTGACtgatcatttgacattttgttatggttaaagttatagttaaagtaagttggtgcaacccacccttacacTATACTAACAACATTATCTCAGTTAAGTTCAatggaatttgaacgaaaagttacTTTATACTTtgccgaatattttttttagttgatcaactattactcaataacttatgaattcATATTACTTCGACATTAAACAGTAGCCATTTAGTAGCTGATAAGAAACGGGTTCTATAGTCCCAAAGCGAAAGCCCCAAAGCACATCTTTTGCTTGTAACTGTAGGGGCAAAGAACTTCATAATATGCCATAACATCACTGAAGTTGGTGAATTTTTCAACTATGTACCTACTGTACAGTACTTTCACTCTGAAGACTCTTATATTAGTGGCTGACTACCAAACGGTGGCTCATGTGCCTTATCCCTTATCCTCATATATTATAGAGCTAGAGTTATTAACTTAATAGTTTGCTGTTTTCTTTTTAGGAATGAAAATTTCCGCATAGTTTATAATTATGATTACAAACCGTGTTGATGATATATgaatacgtctagtcgcacacaAACTCCGTACCACCGAAGTCTGACGAACCGAAACGACGCGACGTTAGAAGAATATTAGGTGTTTTtagttacggaatttcttgattcggtcggaGCGCTCAAAACCTGCGATAAAATCTATGCAATAGCTTATAAGAGTTTTTATTTAAGTGTCATTTTTGCCAAAACCACGACGTAAAGGAGTGaacacactgagacgggccgtgccggggctcatcgcaaaaatccgcctccatacaatttgtatggaagcggatgcgcgtatcgcacactgtgtcggggcgcagcggatttccgcttcaccccgatgagccccggcacggcccgtctcagtgtgctcactccttaaatgtGTACGCGTACCTACCGTTACCGTTCCGTACTCAGCAGGGGCGCGGCGCACAGACCGCTTCTGGGTTAGTTTAGGTTAGGAGACTAACCtcgcggagcggaacagagaggatgatccatcctccgttccgctccgccggcgtaggacgggagtccggaggcgtcgctatgcgaacctccaataactTCCGTCCCACAGtgctccgggtcaggatgggaacctgcccggcttagctagtcccggcgccgaggggaacgcttcagtttgcctaagcattccctaactttggtggaagtcccttttgaggtagaccggctggtcgtggagggagtcctgtgttagacagatccaggacatccctccgtatacggctgaaggcaaaccgcaggtggttttagtgggtaagagtcccacaaacccccggggtgcttcagcttttAACTGAGGctcatccccaacccggggcacccatgatgggtttcccctgcgcaacaAAAAAAAGGAgacaaacctaacctaacccaagaggctaacctaaccttttcCCACAGTGATATGAGGCTGGCCCCCGTAATAACAAATGATCGCCAAGAAAAGAGCTTTCTAATGACATACCTACGTCTCAACTTTCAGCGTTATTGGTCGTGGACCTACTTTTGCCCGTTTTCCCTTTTGCCACATTTTCAAAGAGCCTATGCTgttccactgctgggcaaaggcctctccaaaaattatttcattccTCTCGATCCAACTCAGCCGTAAGCCAGCCGCCAGCCTGGCTCGCATTTCTCTAGcacagggtttctcaaagtggggtacgcgaacccctagcggttcgccattcgacggcagggggttcgcgacaagatttCAGTTcggacgtgcgcgttttctgcgcatTTTCTACTCGCGCGGATCCAACATGAATCATAGCAATTTCACATGTGCTGAATCCACGCGAGCAAAAACGCgtagaaaacgcgcacgtctgaacgcgcgctAATAGTGGCTTGATAACTGGCAGGCACGCGCGGCACTCTTTTggcactttataataataactagctttttgaccgagctttgctcggtattctataaaacacgaataaaatgacatattctaaaaatgattcctagctagatcgatttatcgcccccgaaaccccctatatactaaatttcattaaaatcgttggagccgattccgagattccatttataatatacctaatatactatacaatataggTATATagaagaattgctcgtttaaagatataagatatgttaccttttattcaaataaaaaccttattttcttcaacagttttcttcattttttttattttcttgggGGAATTCATTACTTAGTGAGGGGTTCGCTGTCACCTGGAAATAttaacaggggttcgtggagccgaaagtttgagaaaccctgctcTAGCACATCACGGCACCTTTTTGAGGCGACGTCCCCCATCGTCTGGTATCCATTGCCACTATTTTGccactttattaaaaaaaaggaactCACTCCATTAAAATCCAACTTGGGAACCGGTTCAACTACGGGGCATTTGTTCTCAAAGTATAAAGTTGAAGCTGCCAACTTGAAGAAAATACATAGAACGGCGCATGACTGGATGGAGATCATCTTGATTGATGAACAGTTTACACTTGTAACGATTTTAATACTGCCACTTGCTATTTAAATACTCTTCAAAATTACATGACCACAACAGAATTTTTTTGGTTGCCTTAAGATCAGTATCTActtcaggggttcccaaactgtgcgccgcggcgccctggtgcgccttagaaaggcaagaggggcgccgtgagtcgatcctccatcccTATCCAAatccaaataaaattataatattatttatgtgagcagatagatgattaaatatttgtattttattattaacctcATTATACTCATTAAAGATGTTTACTCATGTATATTTTTccaatagctaggtagagtagggcgtcgCGACAAAATATTGCGACGATTAACTGCGCTGCAGGctaaaaaagattgggaacccctgatctacTAAATTGGTGTTATTTGAATGTTAAATATAAGTGAGGTCGAAGAAATATGATTTAATTTGTTACCTGAAAATCATaacattatccaatatccatgcatcaacaaatatattttaaggggGCGAATgaagcaaaaaataaaacatcgtcCTTGTCTCTTCACTCTTTCGCACGTCACTCATAagtcatatgccaggtgaataaGAACGACGGGGAATCGGTGcaattgaaaatcggttcacttCGGCTTTTATTATAAAgggcccaagtgtgtgcgcagtacataatATGACcttttcctttactctcataaatcGGTTGGACGGATGACCAACAAGATTAACTTAATAGCGAGGAATCAGGTGCAGGACCTACTTTTCGCATGCCCATGGATCACATTTCTTCTCACACAATCGAGTGACCAGCCAGCATTGTCCCaagcaatgggcattgtccaaaaaaaatcacatgtactttttatattttttttcgttaaaatagggtattttaagattataaattaaataattttgaaattcattcatggctagttttttctcaataaatttttaaagtttcgctctgacgtcatcatcggcggccaaacGACCTCTgctgtatgttttaaatttcctttcaatcttatttataatggctggttcgtcaaatgaaagttctcattatgtgaaagctgatacgagaagcctaccaaaagttcgaaacgtaatgttggtcgaatttattgccatattaatttaacgccattgaaggtcaaactaaggttaaacatatttgttcgaaaatataagaaactaatgggtatttttttcgattATATACAGATAAACGATCACTGAACTTATTCCTCGGAAATGTTTTTGTagtgagcaaaattaaaaaaaaaccggccaagtgcgagttggactcgcccatgaagggttccgcagcagcaataaggtttatttttatgaaattaagaggtttttgttctattttcatatttcagttgatttaatgaaaatttttaccattttaaatgacgtacttataaaaaaaaaaacaactggctagatctcgttcgaatcaataattttcgttggtataagtttttgtagtaatgtacatcatatatttttttagacttatcatgccccttctttagaagttagagtgggggggggggaggacacacattttactactttggaagagtgtctctcggaAACTatccaggttagaaaaaaaatattttaaaatttttttctaacctggattttatttaacttgctctgtatgtatgtaagtatgtatgttcgggtgaaatcttggaactcaattttggagtagatacATTTAACCactcgagctgaaattttgcaggcacgtttagtttggatgacaatacttACATGATATTGCATGtaacatcactctaaatccaatatgggtGACCATCACGAccatggcgaaatagttattttatatgcagttatacaatatggatattaagtaaaagggctttttgagagtaactcgaaaacgaatgtaatgtcatactacatccaatatggcggctcatccaagatagaggtacctatagttatttttaatgcacttctgcaatatgggtgtcaaatgaaagggctcattgagagtaacttggaaacgaatgtaatgtcgttctacatccaatatggcgtctcattcaaggtagggggatatatgtatttttaatgcacttctgcaatatgggtatcaaatgaaagggctcattgagaataactcggaaacgaatgtaatgtcattctacatccaatatggcggctcatctaagataagggaatatagttatttttgaagcacttctgcaatatgggtatcaagcaaaaaggcttattgagagtaaattgaaaagtcatgtcaTGTCCTATCGTGCCGTGTcatgtcgtatcgtgtcgtatcgtaacatgacgtgacgtgcaatgtcgtgtcgtgtcgtgcggcacgacacgacacgacattgcacgtcacgtcatgttacgatacgacacgatacgacatgACACGGCACGATAGGACAtgacatgacttttcaatttactctcaataagcctttttgcttgatacccatattgcagaagtgcttcaAAAATAACTAtagtgccgtgccgtgccgtgccgtgtcgtgtcgtgtcttgttatgtcaagtcaaaaccagTCGAGCATTAGGAAAGGCCTGGTTGAATCCGGtaatttttgttaagtgataagtaagtacttatttaattttttagtcgtaaaattaagtacaatatcttaaagacttaaataataaagttaatcagattttaacaaattctggaaacaaaacaaactacaatcaagcagacttaaggCCATtctcaatatttgatctatctctggttttgccctactagagataggaatagctcagattagacattagagacatattatattttatgtcaattgtgagctattcctatctctagtagggcaaaaccagagatagatcaaatattgggaacggccttTAAGAAATCTAGttagagatttaactaaaaagcaaaaaataaattataagcaaaaaactttttgaaaaaaagcttttatttaattatacttacttaaaaaagaagaaaataaagaaccgctatagctagacttctgacattttcacagattgtgtatttctgttgccgctataacaataaatacttgacgtgggagagccatgcttcagcacgaatgggccggctcgaccggagaaataccacggactcacagaataccaaccagcgtgaaacgtgttgttatagcggcaacagaaatacacaatctgtgaaaatttcagaagtctagctatagcggttcttgagttacagcctggagacagatggacagatgaaCAGACAGTAattttagggtcccgtttttacccctcgggtacggaaccctgcaAACACCTACGAGGTCCAGTTGGTTAGAGCGTGGCTTGGACGTCGTGGGTAAAATTTCCGTGGAAAATGTTGTATCCAACATAACATTAgttaatggggattgtccattttttaaggttccgtagccaaatggcaaaaaccggaacccttatagattcgtcatgtctgtctgtctgtccgtccgtatgtcacagccacttttctccgaaactataagagcaaTACTATTGAAAcgtggtaagtagatgtagtctgtgaaccgctttaagattttgatataaaaatggaaaattataaaaaaatttaggggtcctCATAGATacaacctatgcgtgtggggtatctatggataggtcttcaaaaatcatattgaggtttctaagaaattaaaagcaaaaaactttttgaaaaaaagcttttatttaattttacttactttgaaaagaagaaaataaatttccccttaaaaattctaactattaagttataacctcaatatattatacaatttgcatgataataaaagcttagcgcttgcgctgtgtttcgccgagtgagtgagtttaccggaggcgcaATCCCTAActcttttcctttccctaccctctcctattttcttccctaccctcctctattcccttccctacctacCCTATtacgtcttaaaaggccggcaacgcacctgcagctcttctgatgctgttgACTGCTACTGTCtttcacccccccccccccccccgctactgtctgaccccctccaaaattttAGGTCTCCTCCACAGTTTCGTAATCTTGGATAGAAAAATCTTTGTATGGGTTTGAAATCGACATCGAAATGTCACTGTCAccaactaatatgtattctgtgctgtGTACACAATGTTTTGGACTCGGGTTTTGGAGACTAGACTCCACTCCGCGATAGCTGTTTGCGATCATGTGATACGAcggattaaataattaaaaaatactttttaattaattaaatgaaaaatattataaagtttatgagtaaaaattttcggtaattctatacttaatacaaactctcaaaaaaataagtaataatttgtgttataataatttgtttactgCCTACATCCCTATTTGCTTACATAGTCTGTCCGCGCCCCGCGGTATCGAcagagtacagactacagaccgacacgtcaaacttataacacccctcttttttcgtCGGGGGTAGAAAAGTTTACCCCCGGCCAAAACGTTTTTGCCAAGTACAAATACAATAGGAAAACATAGGAGGCggtatctaaaaaaaatataagtatattattttccttgaaattgtttattttagtcCAAACAACCGTATCATTATTAGATAAAcggcaaaaaatttaaacaaatgcTTTTTTGCAATTTCAAATGCGCAAATTACTATAATGACTATTCTAGGAATTACGTAATATAATAGACgtatataagtacctaatttttaataaatttttacgaaaCAATCAGATAAGTTATTACGATATTATTAAGAAAATGCTTCggactttttcattttttttaatgtaggtacttaattCATACATAACAcgttttacaaattttaatcaAAGCTAGTAATTAAAATTGCTTTCAAAGCATTAAGCGTTATAATAGCCATTATAATAACATAACATTGAGCATTTAAAGGTTAAACAATATCATAGTTATAGTGCAGTCCCCGATTACTAGTGTTTTTGATGCAATCTAAAATAAAGgtattttactattttgtaataccattagggttgattcagaccgcaacgcgacgcgtagatgcatttctaaatttacctaagtataattattatgcatttcacctacgaataataaaaacgattTGACacattcgcaagacgtctcattgTGTCacgtaattgaaatctgtcaaatccatacaaatttatgccgagCCGCACTCGCCatgcctcgtcgcgttgcggtctgaatcaacccttagaatGTAATATTCCTCAGTGATCACTGATCAttgatcaattattataatccgCGCGGAACTAGTAGGCCGCGCCttatatttatattggatcatttctatgatcatataataggatccaatatatatatgatcatttgatcatatctgcatattacattatcatatttcattgatcctattttacgtcatatgtggtttcaatagccaatggggagcgctaacgctgacaggtattgacgtcagggttactagatctcagagaattcgatttgtcaaaagacatcgtcatttttaatatggcttgttttttgttatttcagcaagattatccaagtatataattagaaaaataattacattacattatttgaaacatattaacgaacaagaaattaaaaactcttttttatattaaataactggcaacacctatttctatgaccgtattggatccaatctctcagcaaatgtcaaaaatctatgatcaaggaagaaatgaatcatatgtctatattacattatcctatatcattgactcaatgatctcggatccaatatatataataatctaatatcccccttaggtACGGTATGTGAGCGGTGGGACGGAGAGGCGAGGGCGCTTGATTTTGACAGTTCTGGCTAGTTTAGACAAAACGCACAAGTGATTGCAATAGCAAGATGAGTCCGCCGATAAAAAGATAATCTAAGGAAATAATATTCAAAGTGCatacgttttaaaaaaaaacggaaaGCCGATGTCAATAGTTTAGA comes from the Aricia agestis chromosome 6, ilAriAges1.1, whole genome shotgun sequence genome and includes:
- the LOC121728164 gene encoding bilin-binding protein-like — protein: MPIAWDNAGWSLDCLQGTWYEQARYDNDFQMLEHCVVVSFTKENGKDLFNVQGIVDDKPLAFSGPINAASNGTGVLFFHSSVYKNIEKTDEMAVAVLALDVNNYAVMYDCKYDEETKKHHDYLWILSRYKTYSGVTKTFVDGLLDRSPFVDKSKLVWQDFLPKSCNR